In Alosa sapidissima isolate fAloSap1 chromosome 4, fAloSap1.pri, whole genome shotgun sequence, the following are encoded in one genomic region:
- the ctsa gene encoding lysosomal protective protein: MSLLVVSCLLLLGTGVFGTPDADEIKFLPGLSKQPSFKQYSGYLNVADNKHLHYWFVESQSDPVKSPVVLWLNGGPGCSSLDGLLTEHGPFLIQDDGTSLEYNKYSWNQIANVLYLESPAGVGFSYSDDQQYATNDTEVSLNNYLALKEFFKLFPQYAKNKVFLTGESYAGIYIPTLAERVMEDEDIDLQGIAVGNGMSSYELNDNSLVYFAYYHGLLGTRLWEALQTYCCKDGKCDFYNNQDANCTSNLNEVQFIVYSSGLNMYNLYAPCPGGVPVRASVDNGQLVIRDLGNQFIKHELSTVWNQKLLNLMTVYKSVRLDPPCTNSTPSVLYLNNPYVKAALHISPKALNWQICSAEVNRKYNRLYMDVTQQYLKLLGKLKYRILVYNGDVDMACNFLGDEWFVESLQQQVQVQRRPWTYYNGDSQQVGGFVKEFSNLAFLTVKGSGHMVPTDKPIAAYTMFSRFITKQPF; this comes from the exons ATGTCGCTTCTGGTGGTCTCATGTCTGCTGCTGCTCGGAACGGGAGTTTTCGGAACGCCTGATGCCGATGAGATTAAATTTCTCCCTGGACTTTCGAAACAGCCCAGCTTCAAGCAGTATTCAGGATACTTAAACGTTGCTGACAACAAGCACCTTCATTATTG gTTTGTTGAGTCTCAGAGTGATCCTGTCAAAAGCCCTGTGGTTCTTTGGTTGAATGGAGGACCAGGATGCAGCTCTCTGGATGGACTACTCACAGAACATGGCCCTTTCTTG ATTCAAGATGATGGAACGTCATTGGAATATAATAAATATTCCTGGAACCAG ATTGCCAATGTACTATACCTTGAGTCACCAGCAGGGGTCGGGTTTTCGTACTCCGATGACCAACAGTATGCGACCAATGATACAGAG GTGTCGCTGAATAACTACCTTGCCCTAAAGGAGTTCTTTAAGCTCTTCCCACAATATGCAAAGAATAAGGTCTTTCTTACTGGTGAAAGTTACGCTGGAATCTACATCCCTACACTGGCTGAGAGGGTAATGGAAGATGAGGACATTGATCTCCAG GGTATAGCTGTTGGGAATGGGATGTCCAGTTATGAACTGAATGACAACTCCCTTGTCTATTTTGCATATTACCATGGACTTCTTGGCACTAG ACTGTGGGAAGCCTTGCAGACATATTGCTGTAAAGATGGGAAGTGTGACTTCTACAATAACCAGGATGCAAACTGCACCAGTAAT CTGAACGAGGTGCAGTTTATTGTCTACAGCTCTGGTCTGAACATGTATAACCTGTATGCCCCCTGCCCTGGTGGCGTGCCAGTGAGGGCCAG TGTTGACAATGGCCAACTTGTCATCCGAGATCTGGGAAACCAGTTCATCAAACATGAACTGTCCACTGTGTGGAACCAG AAACTTCTAAACTTGATGACCGTATACAAATCTGTGAGGCTTGACCCTCCCTGCACAAACTCTACACCGTCTGTGCTCTACTTGAACAATCCCTATGTCAAGGCTGCTCTGCACATCTCTCCCAAAGCCCTCAACTGGCAGATATGCAG TGCTGAAGTGAACAGGAAATACAATCGCTTGTACATGGATGTGACACAACAGTACCTCAAGCTTCTAGGAAAACTT AAATACCGCATTCTGGTGTACAATGGTGATGTTGACATGGCCTGCAACTTCCTTGGTGATGAGTGGTTTGTCGAATCCCTCCAACAACAG GTGCAGGTGCAGCGACGGCCCTGGACCTACTACAATGGTGACAGCCAACAGGTCGGTGGCTTCGTCAAGGAGTTCTCGAACCTGGCCTTCCTCACAGTCAAG GGATCGGGCCACATGGTTCCTACTGACAAACCCATTGCTGCTTACACAATGTTCTCCCGGTTCATAACCAAACAGCCTTTCTGA